The Chitinophagales bacterium genome contains a region encoding:
- a CDS encoding gliding motility-associated C-terminal domain-containing protein, producing the protein MKLKLNLKLVILLAIIVLANNFVYATHNRAGELLYEFVSPLSYRVTVITYSKISDISANADRDSLILDWGDGTLETIVRVNGPIVGGTPNGELIGNDIKQNKYVSGVHSYDGALPFFIISLTDQNRIADIVNIAGGAGSVNVPIYFEDTLFYIPPELFEHNSSPVLLNPPIDYASINDTFYHNPNAYDPDGDSLHFQLVPSLQANGIEVPLYNFPDQFPPGPNNQLTIDENTGEIIWATPQQVGTYNIAILITEYREGRKIGTLLRDMEIFVAPTNDDPPQIVPLKDTCVVAGSTLQINVTATDPNGEQVRLSANGAPFEIDPSRASFNATVGNPAQGIFTWNTICTDIRPQFYQVVFKAEDEADGNGIVLSDLETWLINVVPPPPTNLTATITNNKDVYLEWSSAYPCINDPNFQYFSVWRKIGCDSLDFSICDLGLDNTDYEMIATNITTFNYLDTDVDRGNVYSYRILAHFGKNPTSPLGEVYNVVASSPSTEACIELPLDLPVITNVSVEQTDNTTGVMFVQWSKPVADTSLLDTLLDPPPYIFELYRSEGFTGANLQLITSFTAPSYAAMNDTFYYDSLLNTVDNPYSYQVRFYADNGNDTLGNTSIASSVYLTIASGDQQLNLTWEEDVPWLNTTYTIFRSNSFTGIYDSIANVSVQNYIDTGLINDSTYCYYIRSEGAYSNPHLINPIINLSQINCGVPIDTIKPCPPNFVVENDCEQYAGQPWTDENYQNRLTWSREACNDDAVSFNVYYAEDFTNFVLLATTTNTFYTHQLNNTVAGCYLINAVDENGNIGDFGDTVCIENCAFYNLPNTFTPNGDGANDLFTPFPGWRFVESIEMKIFNRWGNLVWQTENPNINWDGTDQESKKDLNDGVYLYSGFYFVRKSDGTLIKNPLPHDDKGGGFIHLIRTK; encoded by the coding sequence ATGAAATTAAAACTCAACTTAAAGCTCGTCATTCTATTAGCTATAATAGTTTTAGCTAATAACTTTGTATATGCCACTCATAATAGAGCTGGCGAGTTATTATATGAGTTTGTATCGCCTTTAAGCTATAGAGTTACCGTAATTACTTACTCTAAAATAAGCGATATAAGTGCTAATGCCGATAGAGATTCTCTAATATTAGACTGGGGCGATGGCACTTTAGAAACCATAGTTAGAGTTAATGGTCCTATTGTTGGAGGAACTCCTAATGGAGAACTAATAGGAAATGACATTAAACAAAATAAATACGTAAGTGGCGTTCATAGCTATGACGGTGCTTTGCCGTTTTTTATTATTTCTTTAACCGACCAAAACCGAATTGCCGATATTGTAAATATAGCAGGAGGAGCAGGTTCTGTTAACGTCCCTATTTATTTTGAAGATACCTTGTTTTATATTCCACCGGAATTATTTGAACATAACTCTTCGCCAGTATTGTTAAATCCGCCAATAGATTATGCCAGTATAAACGATACTTTTTATCATAATCCTAATGCTTATGACCCCGATGGAGATAGCTTACATTTTCAATTAGTACCTTCACTACAAGCTAATGGAATTGAAGTGCCATTGTACAATTTTCCGGATCAATTTCCTCCGGGACCTAATAATCAGTTAACTATAGATGAAAATACAGGAGAAATAATTTGGGCTACACCCCAGCAAGTAGGTACTTATAATATAGCTATTCTTATTACCGAATATAGGGAAGGCAGGAAAATAGGTACTTTGCTCAGAGATATGGAAATATTTGTAGCTCCTACAAATGATGACCCTCCACAAATAGTCCCCTTAAAAGATACCTGTGTAGTAGCTGGCTCTACTTTGCAAATTAATGTAACGGCAACCGACCCTAATGGCGAGCAAGTTCGCTTATCGGCTAATGGTGCTCCTTTTGAAATAGATCCTTCAAGAGCTTCTTTTAATGCTACTGTTGGCAATCCTGCACAAGGCATATTTACTTGGAATACAATATGTACAGATATTCGTCCTCAGTTTTATCAAGTGGTTTTTAAAGCTGAAGATGAAGCAGATGGAAACGGAATAGTGCTTTCTGATTTAGAAACATGGCTAATAAATGTAGTGCCGCCACCTCCCACTAATTTAACAGCAACAATAACCAACAATAAAGATGTTTATTTAGAATGGAGTAGTGCTTATCCTTGTATTAATGACCCTAATTTTCAATATTTTTCTGTTTGGAGAAAAATAGGTTGCGATAGTTTAGATTTTTCTATCTGCGATTTAGGATTAGATAACACAGATTATGAAATGATAGCTACTAATATTACTACTTTCAATTATTTAGATACTGATGTAGATAGAGGAAATGTATATAGCTATAGAATTTTAGCCCATTTTGGCAAAAATCCTACATCGCCATTAGGAGAAGTTTATAATGTTGTTGCCAGCTCGCCAAGTACAGAAGCCTGTATAGAATTGCCTTTAGATTTGCCTGTAATTACTAATGTTTCTGTAGAGCAAACCGACAATACTACTGGCGTTATGTTTGTGCAATGGTCTAAACCCGTAGCAGATACTTCGCTTTTAGATACACTTTTAGACCCACCACCTTATATTTTTGAATTGTATCGTTCAGAAGGATTTACGGGTGCTAATTTACAATTAATAACTTCTTTTACTGCTCCAAGTTATGCTGCAATGAATGATACATTTTATTATGATTCATTGTTAAACACGGTAGATAATCCGTACAGTTACCAAGTGCGTTTTTATGCCGATAATGGAAACGATACTTTGGGAAATACCTCTATTGCTTCATCGGTTTATTTAACTATTGCCTCTGGCGACCAACAATTAAATTTAACGTGGGAAGAAGATGTACCATGGTTAAACACTACTTATACAATATTTAGAAGCAATTCATTTACAGGAATTTATGATAGTATTGCCAATGTTTCAGTTCAAAATTATATAGATACAGGTTTAATAAACGATAGTACCTATTGTTATTATATAAGAAGCGAAGGAGCTTATAGCAATCCTCATTTAATCAATCCGATTATTAATTTATCTCAAATAAATTGTGGTGTACCTATAGATACCATAAAACCTTGCCCGCCAAATTTTGTAGTAGAAAATGACTGTGAGCAGTATGCCGGACAGCCTTGGACGGATGAAAATTATCAAAATAGATTGACTTGGAGCAGAGAAGCGTGTAATGATGATGCAGTATCTTTTAATGTTTATTATGCTGAGGATTTTACAAATTTTGTTTTGTTAGCCACTACTACTAATACTTTTTATACACATCAGTTAAATAACACAGTAGCAGGTTGTTATCTTATTAATGCAGTAGATGAAAATGGCAATATTGGCGATTTTGGAGATACCGTTTGTATAGAAAATTGTGCTTTTTATAACTTGCCAAACACTTTTACACCTAATGGAGATGGAGCTAACGATTTGTTTACGCCTTTCCCCGGTTGGAGATTTGTAGAAAGTATAGAAATGAAAATATTTAACCGCTGGGGAAATTTGGTGTGGCAAACAGAAAATCCTAACATAAACTGGGATGGTACAGACCAAGAATCTAAAAAAGATTTGAATGATGGTGTATATTTATACAGTGGATTTTACTTTGTAAGAAAAAGTGATGGTACACTTATAAAAAATCCATTGCCTCACGATGACAAAGGAGGTGGTTTTATTCATTTGATACGCACAAAATAA
- a CDS encoding riboflavin synthase — translation MFTGIIETLAELVHIKKEQENVHFTFRSALTSELKIDQSVAHNGVCLTVVAIEEDKYTVTAVEETLQVTNLGNLKVGDKVNFERCMLMNGRLDGHIVQGHVDATGKCLVKEENEGSWRFVFSYKATPQHLIVEKGSITVNGISLTAFNVSNSSFEVAIIPYTYEHTNFHTIKIGDSVNLEFDIIGKYIARMQEFKK, via the coding sequence ATGTTTACAGGAATTATTGAAACACTTGCCGAACTTGTTCACATTAAAAAAGAACAGGAAAATGTGCATTTTACTTTTAGGTCTGCTTTAACATCGGAGCTAAAAATAGACCAAAGTGTGGCTCATAATGGCGTATGCTTAACAGTAGTGGCAATAGAAGAAGATAAATATACCGTTACCGCTGTAGAAGAAACTTTGCAAGTTACAAATCTTGGAAATTTGAAAGTAGGAGATAAGGTCAATTTTGAACGTTGTATGCTTATGAATGGCAGATTAGACGGACATATAGTTCAAGGACACGTTGATGCCACAGGAAAATGTCTTGTAAAAGAAGAAAACGAGGGAAGTTGGCGTTTTGTGTTTTCGTATAAAGCAACGCCACAGCATTTAATAGTAGAAAAAGGTTCTATAACCGTTAATGGCATTAGCTTAACAGCTTTTAATGTGAGCAATAGTAGTTTTGAAGTTGCCATTATTCCATATACTTATGAGCATACCAATTTTCATACTATAAAAATAGGAGATTCCGTAAATTTAGAATTTGACATTATAGGCAAATACATTGCACGTATGCAAGAATTCAAAAAATAG
- a CDS encoding ATP-binding protein — MEKTIAIAITGPESSGKSELTVALAKHYNAPLVKEYAREYLKDIGTNYSQKDVEIMAKKQIKMEKDALKLKPKLVFYDTDAINFKIWFEFYNMKTPKFIENYIETKPYTHTLLLYPNTPWINDGLRQNENDRLTLFNLFEKHLNFYHYKYNIIDKLNIERVKQAIKIVNTIFYDYP, encoded by the coding sequence ATGGAAAAAACAATTGCAATAGCCATAACAGGTCCTGAAAGCAGTGGAAAATCGGAATTAACAGTTGCTTTAGCCAAACACTACAATGCACCTTTAGTAAAAGAATATGCCCGAGAATATTTAAAAGATATTGGTACAAATTACTCTCAAAAAGATGTAGAAATAATGGCTAAAAAGCAAATTAAAATGGAAAAAGATGCATTAAAATTGAAGCCTAAATTAGTATTTTATGATACCGATGCTATCAATTTTAAAATTTGGTTTGAGTTTTACAATATGAAAACCCCAAAATTTATAGAAAACTACATAGAAACCAAACCATATACGCATACACTACTACTCTACCCTAACACACCTTGGATAAATGACGGACTTCGCCAAAATGAAAATGATAGATTGACTTTGTTTAATTTATTTGAAAAACACCTAAACTTTTACCATTATAAATATAACATTATTGATAAACTAAATATAGAAAGAGTAAAACAAGCAATAAAAATAGTAAATACTATTTTTTATGACTATCCGTAA
- a CDS encoding nicotinamide mononucleotide transporter, giving the protein MHNYLLIIEILGLVTGISYVILMIKENWLSWPVGILAVILYAYSCYESKIYGEMSLQFIYVIISIYGWYNWTKNRTQNFTVSNMKLNDIAFAILASILVSVVFYFPLNYFKSSIPVVDALTNGFAIVATYLAAKKKLENWIFWIPIDLTIAGMMLYKDMYFYFILYLCYTAFAIFGYIQWKKQLQ; this is encoded by the coding sequence ATGCATAATTACTTATTAATTATTGAAATATTAGGATTAGTAACAGGAATAAGCTACGTAATTTTAATGATAAAAGAGAACTGGCTAAGCTGGCCGGTGGGCATTCTTGCAGTTATTTTATATGCTTATTCTTGCTATGAAAGTAAAATATATGGCGAAATGAGTTTGCAGTTTATTTACGTTATTATTTCAATTTATGGTTGGTACAATTGGACTAAAAATAGGACACAAAACTTTACAGTTTCTAATATGAAACTAAATGATATTGCTTTTGCTATTTTGGCAAGTATATTGGTTTCCGTTGTTTTTTATTTTCCATTAAATTATTTTAAAAGCTCTATACCTGTTGTAGATGCTTTAACTAATGGATTTGCCATTGTAGCCACATATTTAGCCGCAAAAAAAAAGTTAGAAAATTGGATTTTTTGGATACCTATTGATTTAACTATTGCCGGCATGATGCTATATAAAGACATGTATTTTTACTTTATTCTTTACTTGTGCTACACAGCTTTTGCTATCTTTGGGTATATACAATGGAAAAAACAATTGCAATAG